A single window of Patescibacteria group bacterium DNA harbors:
- a CDS encoding CvpA family protein — translation MTLLDLILVLIIFFFTSTGFWCGLIHALGALVGTVAGVLVAGHYFETFAVKLLGFAMGNEGVAKVVAFILIFLLVSRLVGFVFWIINRMFNVIAKIPVLKSFNHIGGGILGFAEGVIVTGIALVMAGKYITTGWFVDAVAASQVAQWLLKYGQILVPLLPTSVKDIRTIWEQRALYPF, via the coding sequence ATGACTCTCCTTGACCTCATCCTCGTTCTCATCATTTTCTTCTTTACGTCCACCGGATTTTGGTGCGGGCTGATCCATGCGCTTGGGGCGTTGGTCGGCACGGTCGCAGGCGTGCTCGTCGCGGGGCATTATTTTGAAACCTTTGCGGTAAAGCTTTTGGGGTTTGCGATGGGCAATGAGGGCGTAGCCAAGGTGGTTGCGTTCATCCTCATATTCCTCCTCGTGTCTCGGCTCGTGGGGTTTGTCTTCTGGATTATCAACAGAATGTTCAATGTGATTGCGAAGATACCCGTGCTGAAAAGTTTCAACCATATCGGCGGCGGCATCCTGGGATTTGCGGAAGGAGTGATAGTGACCGGCATTGCGTTGGTCATGGCGGGGAAGTATATCACCACGGGATGGTTCGTGGATGCGGTGGCCGCGTCCCAGGTCGCGCAGTGGCTCTTGAAGTATGGCCAGATACTTGTACCGCTCCTGCCTACCTCGGTGAAAGACATACGGACTATCTGGGAGCAGAGAGCTTTATACCCGTTTTGA
- a CDS encoding methionine--tRNA ligase — protein sequence MSKFYITTTLPYVNADPHIGFALEIVQADVIARWHAMRGDEVFFNTGTDEHGLKIYRGAQAAGLDPKSYADAHAAKYDELKCALHLSYNNFIRTTDAHHGDAAQEFWRRCAKRGDIYKKNYQIKYCVGCELEKMESELEDGRCPLHPHLALEQVDEENYFFRYSRYRDTLLEFYAKNPEFVIPKNRLYEIIKFTERGLQDFSISRLKSKMPWGVPVPGDDQQVMYVWFDALVNYVSAVGWPDDLKKFNSFWPGVQTAGKDNLRQQSSMWQAMLLSAGLPLSKQILIHGFITSAGQKISKSLGNTISPFDYIEEFGADALRYYLLREIPTHDDGDFTREKFLARYNANLANGLGNLVQRVTAMVEKYLDGKTSPTPPSKGGDTRISPPYPLRRSRSEASERGVGGGLQEQVNDRIQYYQLDQALAVIWAKISECDKRVDDEKPWVLAKDEAKTEHLQKLLEGLVADLQEIGHALAPFLPQTAESILKVVNAPKIIPPEAPLFPRKAI from the coding sequence ATGAGCAAATTCTACATCACCACCACGCTTCCCTACGTGAATGCAGACCCGCATATTGGATTTGCCTTGGAAATAGTGCAGGCGGATGTGATTGCGCGATGGCACGCGATGCGAGGGGATGAGGTGTTTTTTAACACTGGCACGGACGAGCATGGTTTGAAGATTTACCGCGGCGCGCAGGCGGCGGGGCTTGATCCCAAATCGTATGCGGATGCCCATGCCGCAAAATACGACGAGCTCAAGTGCGCGCTTCATTTAAGTTATAACAACTTTATCCGGACCACTGACGCGCATCATGGAGATGCCGCGCAGGAATTTTGGCGGCGGTGCGCGAAGAGGGGCGATATTTATAAAAAAAACTACCAGATCAAGTACTGCGTCGGATGCGAGCTTGAGAAGATGGAGTCGGAGCTTGAGGACGGCCGCTGCCCTCTCCATCCCCACCTTGCGCTGGAACAGGTGGATGAAGAGAATTATTTTTTCAGATATTCGCGCTATCGGGATACCCTGCTGGAATTTTATGCGAAGAATCCAGAGTTTGTAATACCGAAGAATCGCCTGTATGAGATAATAAAGTTTACCGAGAGGGGGCTCCAAGATTTCAGCATATCCCGGCTCAAATCAAAAATGCCGTGGGGCGTGCCCGTGCCGGGCGATGATCAACAGGTGATGTATGTGTGGTTTGACGCATTGGTAAACTATGTTTCAGCCGTCGGCTGGCCAGACGATCTTAAAAAGTTTAATTCATTCTGGCCAGGCGTGCAGACAGCAGGCAAGGATAACCTGCGCCAGCAGTCATCCATGTGGCAGGCGATGCTCCTCTCCGCAGGACTCCCGCTCTCGAAACAGATATTGATACACGGCTTTATTACCTCTGCGGGGCAGAAAATCTCAAAATCGCTTGGCAATACCATAAGCCCGTTTGATTATATTGAAGAGTTTGGCGCGGATGCTTTGCGGTATTACCTCCTGCGGGAAATTCCCACCCACGATGACGGTGATTTCACGCGTGAGAAGTTTCTTGCGCGCTACAATGCGAATCTCGCGAACGGCTTGGGGAATCTGGTCCAGCGCGTCACCGCGATGGTGGAGAAGTACCTTGATGGAAAGACCTCCCCAACCCCTCCTTCTAAAGGAGGGGATACACGAATATCTCCCCCTTACCCGCTTCGCCGAAGCCGAAGCGAGGCGAGCGAAAGGGGAGTAGGAGGGGGTCTTCAAGAGCAGGTTAATGACCGAATACAGTATTACCAACTTGATCAGGCGCTCGCAGTGATCTGGGCTAAAATTTCCGAGTGCGATAAGCGTGTTGATGACGAAAAACCGTGGGTCTTGGCAAAGGATGAGGCGAAGACTGAGCATCTCCAGAAACTATTGGAGGGGCTTGTGGCGGATTTGCAGGAGATCGGGCATGCGCTTGCCCCTTTTCTTCCACAGACGGCAGAGAGTATACTGAAGGTGGTTAACGCACCGAAGATTATCCCACCAGAAGCGCCATTATTTCCAAGAAAAGCGATTTAA
- a CDS encoding PLP-dependent lyase/thiolase encodes MPLSKNEEKILRSIVVPSENNPQAPEFPPGNPKFPATPTCKIKVPGFSHVWLKDESVNPSGTHKDRMAWEIVVTYRDFLLAKKRGQIHGPLPQMSIISSGSAALAIQMMLRKYHLPNLKVLVDSNLDPEVYSALKKIDCELYETDLGKRPLAWSEILTLTHNPNGFDITSSDALDPTTRFYDWMSYEILNSSPDYCYIPFGTGNLYENILNINKREVTTNQHDPRFRGNIKILRQCNFIGATSNNPKTKADKLYSPHLPFVHYSEQWIKLYRYAGFCGPDSDVLLIKESYLDKAIELAHSQGVNCEPSGIAGLAVMLQMKGTLPRNKKMLIVNTGKTKMPEI; translated from the coding sequence ATGCCATTATCTAAGAATGAAGAAAAAATATTGAGATCCATTGTAGTGCCTTCAGAGAATAATCCTCAAGCACCTGAGTTTCCTCCCGGAAACCCAAAGTTTCCCGCAACGCCTACTTGTAAGATAAAAGTTCCGGGTTTTTCTCACGTGTGGCTCAAGGATGAGAGCGTCAATCCCTCGGGCACCCATAAAGACAGAATGGCATGGGAAATCGTGGTGACGTATCGCGATTTTTTACTGGCAAAAAAACGAGGCCAAATACATGGACCTCTACCCCAGATGTCAATAATCTCTTCCGGTTCTGCGGCATTGGCGATTCAAATGATGCTGCGGAAATACCATCTGCCGAATCTGAAGGTGCTCGTGGACAGCAACCTTGATCCTGAAGTATATAGTGCGCTTAAAAAAATAGATTGCGAGCTCTATGAAACAGATTTAGGGAAAAGGCCGCTTGCGTGGAGCGAAATTTTAACCCTAACGCATAATCCAAATGGTTTTGATATCACTTCAAGCGATGCGCTAGATCCTACCACGCGTTTCTATGATTGGATGAGCTATGAAATACTTAATAGTTCTCCTGATTATTGTTACATACCCTTCGGGACCGGCAACTTGTATGAAAATATCCTCAATATTAATAAGCGTGAAGTCACCACAAATCAACACGATCCGAGGTTTAGAGGAAATATTAAGATATTGCGGCAATGTAATTTTATCGGGGCAACATCCAATAATCCAAAAACAAAAGCTGATAAGCTTTATTCGCCGCATCTGCCATTCGTGCACTATAGTGAGCAATGGATCAAGCTTTATCGTTATGCGGGTTTCTGCGGCCCGGATTCAGATGTATTGTTAATCAAGGAAAGTTATTTGGATAAAGCTATCGAACTCGCGCACTCACAGGGAGTAAATTGCGAACCGTCCGGCATTGCAGGGCTTGCCGTAATGCTGCAGATGAAAGGCACGTTACCGCGCAATAAGAAAATGCTTATCGTCAACACGGGTAAGACGAAAATGCCAGAGATATGA
- the rsmI gene encoding 16S rRNA (cytidine(1402)-2'-O)-methyltransferase has translation MSTLYIVATPIGNLNDITLRALETLRRVSVVYCEDTRLTRRLCERHGIATPMKSYHQHSSSQKVREVIESLRAGDVALVTDAGTPGIADPGNELVHQLTVGQFVSSNTDKQETEKLKDLQIVPVPGPSALTAAASVCGFNMSKFLFLGYVPKKGRSNFFKQVAEGEVPVILYETPHRIVKTLEELNVIVRANGRSPVQGTGLESNSTQPPLKVRGGEGGVMRHRERQVVVCRELTKIYESVYRGTIDEVLAQVRKDPIRGEYVIIIEGEK, from the coding sequence ATGTCTACTTTGTACATCGTTGCTACTCCCATTGGGAATCTGAATGACATCACCCTCCGCGCTTTAGAAACCTTAAGGCGCGTTTCTGTTGTATATTGCGAAGACACGCGCTTGACCAGGAGGCTCTGTGAGCGGCATGGGATTGCTACTCCCATGAAGAGCTATCACCAGCATTCTTCGAGCCAAAAGGTGAGAGAGGTCATAGAGTCATTAAGGGCGGGGGACGTGGCGCTGGTGACGGACGCAGGCACGCCGGGGATCGCGGATCCGGGGAACGAGTTAGTCCATCAGTTAACAGTCGGTCAGTTTGTCAGTTCAAATACTGATAAACAGGAAACTGAAAAACTGAAAGACTTGCAAATAGTGCCCGTACCTGGGCCTTCCGCGCTTACCGCGGCAGCAAGCGTGTGCGGGTTTAACATGAGCAAGTTCCTCTTCTTGGGTTATGTGCCCAAGAAAGGGAGGAGTAATTTTTTTAAACAAGTTGCAGAGGGTGAAGTGCCTGTGATACTCTATGAAACACCGCATAGGATCGTTAAGACGCTGGAAGAATTAAATGTTATTGTACGGGCGAACGGCCGTTCGCCCGTACAAGGGACAGGTCTTGAGAGTAACTCCACCCAGCCTCCTCTTAAGGTAAGAGGAGGTGAAGGAGGAGTTATGAGACACAGGGAGCGGCAGGTAGTGGTATGCAGGGAATTGACGAAAATATACGAATCAGTGTATCGCGGCACGATCGACGAGGTGCTCGCGCAAGTGCGCAAGGACCCCATAAGGGGTGAGTATGTTATCATAATTGAAGGGGAGAAGTGA
- a CDS encoding AI-2E family transporter yields the protein MEATVIPYRSIFRVLGVLAVVGFFFIIRDIIALLFVALVFSAAIDPFVDSFAKRQIPRSLGILIVYVVILGVLGITLTLLIPPLVNEVRQLAENFPYYYDKLSMGVSYLRDASSGVATQESVQQVMGSLEKALATVTAGVFTTISSIFGGVVSFFIILVLTFYMVVDEDGIMRFLQVITPEHVHKEVTALTIKIQDKIGLWLRGQLILMLAIGVLTFIGLTIIGVPYALVLALVAGITEIIPYAGPVIGSIPAIFIAFTISPTMGLWTVLLYVLIQQAENHLLVPKIMQKTTGLNPIIVILAVLIGARLSGVIGALLAVPIASAIEVLIHEHFDHHTRINAD from the coding sequence ATGGAAGCCACGGTGATTCCCTATCGGTCAATATTCCGCGTGCTGGGCGTGCTCGCGGTGGTGGGTTTTTTCTTCATAATACGCGACATTATCGCGCTTTTATTTGTGGCGCTGGTATTTTCTGCCGCGATCGATCCGTTCGTGGATTCCTTCGCAAAACGTCAGATACCCCGTTCGCTCGGCATCCTGATCGTCTATGTTGTCATTCTCGGCGTCCTCGGCATCACGCTGACGCTCCTCATCCCTCCCTTGGTCAATGAAGTGCGCCAGCTGGCGGAAAATTTTCCCTATTATTATGACAAACTCTCCATGGGCGTCAGTTACCTGCGCGATGCCTCAAGCGGTGTCGCAACCCAAGAGAGTGTACAGCAAGTAATGGGCTCGCTTGAGAAGGCGCTTGCCACGGTCACCGCGGGCGTCTTTACCACGATATCCTCAATTTTTGGCGGTGTGGTTTCCTTCTTCATCATACTTGTCCTTACTTTCTATATGGTGGTGGATGAGGATGGCATTATGCGGTTTTTGCAAGTCATTACGCCAGAGCATGTTCATAAGGAGGTGACTGCACTCACTATCAAGATTCAGGATAAAATCGGATTGTGGCTCCGGGGGCAGCTTATTCTTATGCTGGCCATCGGCGTGTTGACTTTCATCGGCCTCACGATTATCGGCGTACCGTACGCGCTCGTGCTCGCGCTCGTCGCTGGCATCACGGAGATCATCCCTTACGCAGGGCCAGTGATCGGCTCCATTCCCGCCATCTTTATCGCGTTTACCATCTCGCCGACCATGGGCCTCTGGACCGTATTACTCTATGTCCTCATCCAGCAAGCCGAGAACCACCTGCTTGTGCCGAAGATTATGCAGAAGACCACAGGCTTGAATCCCATTATTGTGATTTTGGCGGTGCTTATCGGCGCGAGGCTTTCCGGCGTGATAGGCGCGCTCCTTGCGGTGCCGATCGCTTCTGCCATCGAGGTGCTGATCCACGAGCATTTTGATCACCACACGCGGATAAACGCAGATTAA
- a CDS encoding pitrilysin family protein yields the protein MVKKLTLPNGTAVLFCPLRETEAVTVLVLVKVGSRYETKDVTGVSHFIEHMMFKGTRRRPSSLALSKELDSVGAEFNAFTSKDHTGYYVKVVREHLPLALDILSDMLHHSLFKESELNRERGVIIEEIKMYEDNPLMSLGDLFEGSLYGAHPLGWNIAGTIPIMQSVPRAKVLKYLRAQYHPDRTLVVVAGNYSSSAKRLVGKHFGGAGQRGALHGYQKAPMMIREGVYIKNKDTKQVHLGFGTMGYPLGHPDIEAATLLSIILGGTMSSRLFISVRERKGLCYYIRAGLNAYEDTGNFGVFAGVDLKRVELALKTIIDELKNARHKGVTKEELTRAKEYIRGKVTLDLEDSASIAEWYGKQYLFLQELKTPHEKLKRYLRVTMGDVKRAAVQMLDHRRYTLALIGPFKDTRPFEKILKRK from the coding sequence ATGGTAAAAAAATTAACGCTTCCCAACGGCACGGCCGTTCTTTTTTGTCCTCTTCGGGAAACCGAGGCAGTGACGGTGTTGGTATTAGTGAAAGTGGGGTCGCGGTATGAGACCAAGGATGTGACGGGCGTGTCGCATTTTATTGAGCACATGATGTTCAAAGGGACTCGTCGCAGGCCCTCGAGCCTTGCATTGTCGAAAGAATTAGACAGCGTCGGCGCTGAATTCAACGCGTTCACGTCCAAGGACCACACCGGCTATTACGTGAAAGTGGTGCGTGAACACTTGCCGCTTGCGCTCGATATCCTCTCGGACATGTTGCATCATTCCCTTTTTAAGGAGAGCGAGTTGAACCGCGAGCGGGGAGTGATTATCGAGGAAATCAAAATGTATGAGGATAATCCTTTGATGAGCTTGGGCGACTTGTTTGAGGGGAGCTTGTACGGCGCACATCCTTTGGGATGGAATATTGCCGGCACGATTCCTATCATGCAGTCTGTGCCGCGGGCAAAAGTATTGAAATATTTGCGCGCGCAGTATCATCCCGACCGCACGCTGGTGGTGGTCGCGGGTAATTATTCGTCTTCTGCCAAGCGTTTAGTGGGGAAACATTTTGGCGGAGCTGGACAGAGGGGCGCACTGCACGGTTACCAAAAAGCGCCCATGATGATCCGCGAGGGCGTTTATATTAAAAATAAAGATACCAAGCAAGTGCATCTTGGATTCGGCACCATGGGTTATCCTCTTGGACATCCTGATATTGAGGCGGCAACGCTTCTGTCCATCATATTAGGCGGTACCATGTCATCGCGGCTTTTTATTTCTGTACGTGAGCGAAAAGGGTTGTGCTATTACATCCGCGCGGGATTAAACGCGTATGAGGATACGGGCAATTTCGGCGTTTTTGCCGGGGTTGATTTAAAGCGCGTGGAGCTTGCGTTGAAAACTATTATTGATGAATTAAAAAATGCGCGGCACAAGGGAGTGACAAAGGAGGAGCTCACGCGGGCGAAGGAATACATCCGCGGCAAGGTGACGCTGGATTTGGAGGATTCTGCATCCATTGCCGAGTGGTACGGGAAGCAGTATTTGTTCCTGCAAGAGCTCAAGACCCCCCACGAGAAACTGAAGCGCTATTTAAGGGTGACCATGGGTGATGTCAAGCGCGCGGCAGTACAGATGCTTGATCATCGCCGCTATACCCTCGCGCTCATCGGGCCTTTCAAGGATACGAGGCCGTTTGAGAAGATTTTGAAACGGAAATGA